The Bombus fervidus isolate BK054 chromosome 1, iyBomFerv1, whole genome shotgun sequence genome includes a window with the following:
- the LOC139991232 gene encoding uncharacterized protein codes for MYAIQNTVSKVPRLLNICQNQRRTILATPPRVRIPFPEKVLLGMAIWIGVMGVPLYIACNVNKYNTQKKG; via the exons ATGTACGCGATTCAAAACACAGTTAGTAAAGTACCGAGATTACTAAATATATGTCAAAATCAACGTAGAACAATTCTTGCTACACCACCAagggttagaataccttttCCT GAAAAAGTGTTATTAGGTATGGCTATATGGATCGGAGTAATGGGGGTTCCACTGTACATTGCgtgtaatgtaaataaatataacactCAGAAAAAGGGATAG
- the Bcat gene encoding branched chain amino acid transaminase isoform X1 — MYYILYILIIKTPQYFIQILSCGGILNQFQFNIKRNSSSLQIRDKKVIQPERSFKYADLTVRLAGPDQLQPKPDVSALTFGKYFTDHMLKIFYHETLGGWQIPEITPLEKLVLHPASKVLHYAIELFEGLKAYRGVDGKIRIFRPELNMERMNNSATRIGLPTFVGEELIKCCCRLISIDQEWVPHSTASSLYIRPTLIGIDPTLGVASSESALLYIILSPVGSYFNKTKENIGISLLADPQYTRAWPGGCGSYKVGSNYGPTIYVQKEAIEKGLQQVLWLYGEDNEVTEAGTMNIFMFFINDDGEKELITPPLTSDLILPGVTRNSILALAREWNQFKVSERKFCMNEVCQLLSEKRLLEIFGAGTACVISPVSYIEYVGQPLHIPTMEHSNPVHKMFLKHLSDIQYGIIPDHPWVIPIE; from the exons atgtattatatattatatattct aattattaaaacaccacaatattttatacagattTTATCTTGTGGGGGCATCCtgaatcaatttcaatttaatatcaAACGAAATTCATCATCTTTACAAATTAGAGATAAAAAAGTAATACAACCAGAACGATCTTTTAAG TATGCAGATCTAACAGTCCGTCTTGCAGGACCAGACCAATTACAACCAAAGCCAGATGTCAGTGCTTTAACATttggtaaatattttacagatcacatgttaaaaatattttatcatgaaACATTAGGAGGATGGCAAATACCAGAAATTACACCTCTTGAAAAGTTAGTTCTCCATCCAGCATCAAAAGTTCTTCACTATGCTATAGAG TTGTTTGAAGGCCTAAAAGCTTATAGAGGAGTAGATGGGAAGATAAGAATATTTCGACCAGAACTAAACATGGAACGAATGAATAATTCAGCAACGAGGATTGGCCTGCCTACATTCGTAGgagaagaattaattaaatgttgCTGTAGATTAATTAGTATTGATCAAGAATGGGTACCTCATTCTACTGCTTCTAGTCTATATATACGCCCAACACTTATAGGAATAGAT CCCACACTCGGTGTTGCATCTTCAGAATCTGCTTTGctctatattattttgtcaccTGTTGGCTcttattttaacaaaacaaaagaaaatattggCATTTCTTTACTGGCTGATCCCCAATATACAAGAGCATGGCCAGGTGGTTGTGGTAGCTACAAAGTAGGTAGCAATTATGGACCtactatatatgtacaaaagGAAGCTATAGAGAAGGGTTTGCAACAAGTATTATGGCTTTATGGAGAAGATAATGAAGTAACTGAGGCCGGGACTATGAACATTTTCATGTTCTTTATAAATGATGATGGTG aaaaagaattaataacaCCACCTTTAACAAGTGATTTAATTCTTCCTGGTGTTAcgagaaattctattttagcATTAGCCAGAGAATGGAATCAATTTAAAGTCAGTGAAAGGAAATTTTGTATGAATGAAGTTTGTCAGTTACTTTCAGAAAAGAGA ttgttggaaatatttGGAGCAGGAACAGCTTGCGTAATTAGTCCTGTATCTTACATAGAATATGTTGGACAACCATTGCATATACCAACGATGGAGCACTCTAATCCTGTTCacaaaatgtttcttaaaCATTTATCTGATATACAATATGGTATTATACCGGATCACCCTTGGGTGATACCTATCGAATGA
- the Bcat gene encoding branched chain amino acid transaminase isoform X2 has translation MVQLRRQILSCGGILNQFQFNIKRNSSSLQIRDKKVIQPERSFKYADLTVRLAGPDQLQPKPDVSALTFGKYFTDHMLKIFYHETLGGWQIPEITPLEKLVLHPASKVLHYAIELFEGLKAYRGVDGKIRIFRPELNMERMNNSATRIGLPTFVGEELIKCCCRLISIDQEWVPHSTASSLYIRPTLIGIDPTLGVASSESALLYIILSPVGSYFNKTKENIGISLLADPQYTRAWPGGCGSYKVGSNYGPTIYVQKEAIEKGLQQVLWLYGEDNEVTEAGTMNIFMFFINDDGEKELITPPLTSDLILPGVTRNSILALAREWNQFKVSERKFCMNEVCQLLSEKRLLEIFGAGTACVISPVSYIEYVGQPLHIPTMEHSNPVHKMFLKHLSDIQYGIIPDHPWVIPIE, from the exons ATGGTTCAATTGCGACGTCag attTTATCTTGTGGGGGCATCCtgaatcaatttcaatttaatatcaAACGAAATTCATCATCTTTACAAATTAGAGATAAAAAAGTAATACAACCAGAACGATCTTTTAAG TATGCAGATCTAACAGTCCGTCTTGCAGGACCAGACCAATTACAACCAAAGCCAGATGTCAGTGCTTTAACATttggtaaatattttacagatcacatgttaaaaatattttatcatgaaACATTAGGAGGATGGCAAATACCAGAAATTACACCTCTTGAAAAGTTAGTTCTCCATCCAGCATCAAAAGTTCTTCACTATGCTATAGAG TTGTTTGAAGGCCTAAAAGCTTATAGAGGAGTAGATGGGAAGATAAGAATATTTCGACCAGAACTAAACATGGAACGAATGAATAATTCAGCAACGAGGATTGGCCTGCCTACATTCGTAGgagaagaattaattaaatgttgCTGTAGATTAATTAGTATTGATCAAGAATGGGTACCTCATTCTACTGCTTCTAGTCTATATATACGCCCAACACTTATAGGAATAGAT CCCACACTCGGTGTTGCATCTTCAGAATCTGCTTTGctctatattattttgtcaccTGTTGGCTcttattttaacaaaacaaaagaaaatattggCATTTCTTTACTGGCTGATCCCCAATATACAAGAGCATGGCCAGGTGGTTGTGGTAGCTACAAAGTAGGTAGCAATTATGGACCtactatatatgtacaaaagGAAGCTATAGAGAAGGGTTTGCAACAAGTATTATGGCTTTATGGAGAAGATAATGAAGTAACTGAGGCCGGGACTATGAACATTTTCATGTTCTTTATAAATGATGATGGTG aaaaagaattaataacaCCACCTTTAACAAGTGATTTAATTCTTCCTGGTGTTAcgagaaattctattttagcATTAGCCAGAGAATGGAATCAATTTAAAGTCAGTGAAAGGAAATTTTGTATGAATGAAGTTTGTCAGTTACTTTCAGAAAAGAGA ttgttggaaatatttGGAGCAGGAACAGCTTGCGTAATTAGTCCTGTATCTTACATAGAATATGTTGGACAACCATTGCATATACCAACGATGGAGCACTCTAATCCTGTTCacaaaatgtttcttaaaCATTTATCTGATATACAATATGGTATTATACCGGATCACCCTTGGGTGATACCTATCGAATGA
- the Bcat gene encoding branched chain amino acid transaminase isoform X3 encodes MLKIFYHETLGGWQIPEITPLEKLVLHPASKVLHYAIELFEGLKAYRGVDGKIRIFRPELNMERMNNSATRIGLPTFVGEELIKCCCRLISIDQEWVPHSTASSLYIRPTLIGIDPTLGVASSESALLYIILSPVGSYFNKTKENIGISLLADPQYTRAWPGGCGSYKVGSNYGPTIYVQKEAIEKGLQQVLWLYGEDNEVTEAGTMNIFMFFINDDGEKELITPPLTSDLILPGVTRNSILALAREWNQFKVSERKFCMNEVCQLLSEKRLLEIFGAGTACVISPVSYIEYVGQPLHIPTMEHSNPVHKMFLKHLSDIQYGIIPDHPWVIPIE; translated from the exons atgttaaaaatattttatcatgaaACATTAGGAGGATGGCAAATACCAGAAATTACACCTCTTGAAAAGTTAGTTCTCCATCCAGCATCAAAAGTTCTTCACTATGCTATAGAG TTGTTTGAAGGCCTAAAAGCTTATAGAGGAGTAGATGGGAAGATAAGAATATTTCGACCAGAACTAAACATGGAACGAATGAATAATTCAGCAACGAGGATTGGCCTGCCTACATTCGTAGgagaagaattaattaaatgttgCTGTAGATTAATTAGTATTGATCAAGAATGGGTACCTCATTCTACTGCTTCTAGTCTATATATACGCCCAACACTTATAGGAATAGAT CCCACACTCGGTGTTGCATCTTCAGAATCTGCTTTGctctatattattttgtcaccTGTTGGCTcttattttaacaaaacaaaagaaaatattggCATTTCTTTACTGGCTGATCCCCAATATACAAGAGCATGGCCAGGTGGTTGTGGTAGCTACAAAGTAGGTAGCAATTATGGACCtactatatatgtacaaaagGAAGCTATAGAGAAGGGTTTGCAACAAGTATTATGGCTTTATGGAGAAGATAATGAAGTAACTGAGGCCGGGACTATGAACATTTTCATGTTCTTTATAAATGATGATGGTG aaaaagaattaataacaCCACCTTTAACAAGTGATTTAATTCTTCCTGGTGTTAcgagaaattctattttagcATTAGCCAGAGAATGGAATCAATTTAAAGTCAGTGAAAGGAAATTTTGTATGAATGAAGTTTGTCAGTTACTTTCAGAAAAGAGA ttgttggaaatatttGGAGCAGGAACAGCTTGCGTAATTAGTCCTGTATCTTACATAGAATATGTTGGACAACCATTGCATATACCAACGATGGAGCACTCTAATCCTGTTCacaaaatgtttcttaaaCATTTATCTGATATACAATATGGTATTATACCGGATCACCCTTGGGTGATACCTATCGAATGA